A stretch of the Gracilinanus agilis isolate LMUSP501 chromosome 4, AgileGrace, whole genome shotgun sequence genome encodes the following:
- the LOC123246412 gene encoding olfactory receptor 2AP1-like has product MLMMGNQTAVTEFFLVGLTDDPKIQVILFIFLLLTYFLSFTGNMTIIILTLLDSQLQTPMYFFLRNFSFLEISFTTVFVPKMLVDIGTGNKIISFAGCFTQYFFSILLGATEFYLLAAMSYDRYVAICKPLHYTMMMNKKLCLQLVLSSWFSGFMVVIGPHIMTTMLPFCASNVINHYCCDYTILLQLACADTRIIEMTEFVLAVVTLLFTLVLVIISYVYIMGTIMKIPSAQKRKKAFSTCFSHMIVVSLSYGSCIFMFLNPSTKEAATFNKGVAVLNTSVAPLLNPFIYTLRNQQVKRAFKDMVRRIKFSIK; this is encoded by the coding sequence ATGTTGATGATGGGAAACCAAACAGCTGTGACAGAGTTCTTCCTTGTAGGACTGACAGATGACCCTAAGATCcaagttattctttttatttttctgctatTAACTTACTTTTTAAGTTTTACTGGAAATATGACCATCATCATTCTCACCCTACTGGATTCTCAACTCCAAACTCCCATGTATTTCTTCCTCCGGAACTTCTCCTTCTTAGAAATTTCCTTTACAACTGTCTTTGTTCCCAAAATGCTAGTGGACATTGGAACAGGGAACAAGATCATTTCCTTTGCTGGTTGCTTTACTCAATACTTTTTCTCCATCTTGTTAGGAGCAACTGAGTTTTATCTTTTGGCCGCCATGTCCTATGACCGCTATGTTGCCATCTGTAAGCCCTTGCATTATACAATGATGATGAACAAGAAGCTTTGTCTCCAACTCGTCCTCAGCTCCTGGTTCTCTGGCTTCATGGTTGTTATTGGGCCACATATCATGACCACGATGTTGCCATTCTGTGCATCCAATGTCATCAATCATTACTGTTGTGACTATACCATATTGCTCCAGTTGGCCTGTGCAGACACACGCATCATAGAGATGACTGAGTTTGTCTTGGCTGTGGTGACACTTCTCTTCACATTAGTGCTAGTAATTATCTCCTATGTCTATATTATGGGGACAATTATGAAGATCCCTTctgctcagaaaaggaaaaaggcattTTCCACCTGCTTCTCCCACATGATTGTTGTCTCTCTCTCCTATGGCAGCTGTATTTTCATGTTTCTTAACCCTTCTACGAAAGAAGCAGCAACTTTTAATAAGGGAGTAGCAGTGTTGAATACCTCAGTTGCTCCTTTGTTGAACCCTTTCATTTATACCCTAAGGAATCAGCAAGTGAAACGAGCTTTCAAAGACATGGTCAGAAGGATAaagttctctataaaatga